tttttgtataataaatgAAAGGGGTTCCTAAGAGGAAATACCCTTCAGGTTTCAACTATAACCTACAAGGAGAGGGTTTGCGGGAGGGTGTGGAAGATTGGTAGTGTTGGCACAGATGTCAGATTTTCTTTTTCACAACAATTGGTCGAAGAGGGTTGAAGTAGAAATAGAAGAATTACAAGATGGTTTGTTCACTTATCATTACTTATTCCAGCAAATTACAGCAGCTTTTTGAACTTTCTCTTTCGTCCACCATTTTGCCAAACCTATCAACAAAGATTCCCAAGTGAGCAGTTGATCGAGGTAGTGCGCCGTCCTTGATGTTGTcacaaattaaaagaaaaagtcaTCTGTTGAAGGAAAGTGCTGCTCAAACTTTTGACATGGTCGTCTGGCCATCCGAAATCACCacattttcttttctgaaaGCCAAAGTCAGCTTTGGGGGTCATCTGGTGAACTAGTAGTTGTTTagatcaaattcagattgcaatgtaactaaatatgtaaaattatgAATTTGCACGACACTCCTCCAATACTTGTGATCCGGTAATAAAAACGAAAATAGTGGTAGTTCTCAGATCCACCAGAAATAATCCAAATGGTTTGTTACTATTTATACTTGAGGTAGTTAGGCTGGCTTATTTATACTTGAGATTGTTTTGTCATTTGCCATGGGAGAACCATGAGTTTTTTTGTGGCAGAAAGAGTGCCCGGCAACCAAATGGTGAAAGACTAGTTTTATTTGCCCCAGAATTTTTGGAGAatatccaaaaatttggatgaGGTGCAAGATATCATCTTACTAAATTTGTTGCAAGACTGCTAATGCTGCCCGCTCAAATCTCCTGTGCACCtacaaatgaaaagaaaattgatcTCTTGAAGGACCCCGGAACTCTTTTGGCTATCTGccaccctcaccctcccccctgGGCCCACTCTAAGGGAGCTTCTAACACCACTGTGGGAGGTATCCCCTTGCGACACACCAGGCAACAGTCGGTGTAGACAGCTTGCCAATTACCAGCAAAGTCATGTTTGGGATATCTGAATGAGAAACATTTAAGTAAGCCCTCAAATTAGTTCTAATTCTCTTTTATGGAACGATAGATCAAAGTAGGAAAGTGAACCATTTTCTTAAAAAGGATGTTTCTATCTATAGCAGTGTTGTTACTAAATGATAGAAATCTGTAAATTGTTCTTGTGAAGATGGATTGCTATTACATTGGATGTGAAGGAGCATTCCTCTTCCACTCTTGTTTGATGGAAGAAGTACAGAGAGTGTATGAGGTCCTTTCAATTACAACTTTTTTTAAGATAACGGAGCTTTTTGTTATCGGTGCTCTGTTCATACGATTGATACATAGTTTGTACCTACTTTATGCTAGCACTGTACGACATGCACTGTGGTCTTAGGTCCTTCTTTCTCTTCATCCACATGTCTGTGAACTTAACTAATTATCGATATAAAATGACCGACATCACTCCACGTTCAAAATTTCTTGATGTCAGTTCCCGCTGTGTTTGCCTTCTAGTGGATATTGATGGAATAGAAGGTACAAGCAACAAATGATCCACATCCCTGACCACCAAATGAAACAAGGTTATGTTCATCTCTGCGAACCATATATGCATTATCGTGGTTGTTTGTGCAAATGACTTCTCTTTTGGATACACCTTTACTCTTAAGCCTTACTGTGATATTAAGGTAGTCAAAGCAGAATTTTCTTAACCCAGATGTGCTTAGACATGGCCTGTAGTCgttaagtttcattttgttaAACTGTCATGTATTTAACACTAAAAAATGTGGCTGAAGTTATTCTTCAAAGAAGTTAACTGTCTCCCACAATCTCTTATGCTACACAGACATTGACACAAATGGTCTGTTAATTGTTAACGTGCCACAACAGGAGCTGTACTATGATTTGGTCTGAAAGATTAAAAAGTATCTGTGAAAACTTAAATCCCTGGTCTGATACAGTGAAGTAGAAAGCAGCAACCTGGTACCTGTGCAACAATACAAATGGGGCCTCAAAGGAGATAAGACATTCACTCAAGTCGACAGACCATGATTGGGGCCTTGGTAggaatttgttgatattttggcATCTCTAGACACACAGGTACAGGATTTTGTTTGGATTTCCATTTTGGTGGATAGTGGGAGAGAACTGGAACTGTACTGAATAGTATTTTAGACatgagaaaaagaataaaatcttATTTCAAAACTTGTCATCAGCTGATTCTAGGTCACATATATGAGGTCCTTGACTGAGGGAACTTTGACAGCTaaacaaacattccaaatgtatccggtttcaaggataaataaGATTAAAATAGCCTTAGTAAACCGTTTGAAAAACGGTTgaccagatgacatcacagactgcTGCGATCCACTGTGGTCCAAGCCAATCAAAATAGGTAACATTGAGTTAAGGACAAGATATTAGGACCAGGGTTTCAACTAGCCTTGTGAAGAATTTctctcttcaatataagtttcaGTGTTTCACATTCTTTGTCACTAgaaatttctttaaagaaaCTCAGCCTTTCGGCTGTAAGCAGAGAAGGTTCAGATATTGCACTGGGGAGTTGAAGCGCTTGAACATAAACAACTAGCAATAACTCTCTTTAACCTATTTTGTACAGGGCTCCCTTGGAagaaagaaatgataaaaaaaaatttagaaaaacGTAGACATGTTCTCAGGGCTTAGTTTACAAATTACCATGTCAATGTTGGGATTTTTACCAGCTTTGAAAAGATTCAGTGTGTAATATTTTTGCTCTTATCAGGGACTTACTACTGCATACCACAATTTTGTTGagatttctttacttttgtGGGTGCATCATATTGAACATGGTTAAGACTTTGATGAAACATTTTGGACGTAGATTTAATTGATTCTCAATCAAAAGAATAttagaataaaaataataaacaaggtTTAAACAGACTGTTGTGCATTTTTTGTCATTATTCTTACCGTTTCTTGTGCTTAAAGCAGTTAAATAGCCAGGGATAGTTCTCTCAAATTAGAACTTTCTCATTTGTCCcgcttctccccccccccccactccattGAAAACGTAACAACAAATGAGTACATTTGAGCAAAGAATTCTATCTAATAGGAATGTATTTACAAAGTCCTTTCTAAGTACATAACATGTAACATGCACATTGTACACCAGTCAGCCAGTTGAAAAGATATTTAACTTTGAGCACTTGCAttctaaagaaaataattttaaggtttgggggggggggggttaggggggaGCAACAACATTCTCCTGAGCCTGACCAGGGTCTTGTTGTTTCAGCCAAAGCCACAGCAATATGTTGCAGTGAAGGCTGTGTTTGATCTGGGACATTACACTAAAACCATGGCTGTGATTTGCTTTGATTGCCCATGTTTGCTGTGACATATTTTGTTCAACTCACTAGTAGTTTTGATTTCGTTTAAATTACACAtttatatgtatgcatgtaatTTTTTAACTGCAATCTCATCACAGAGCTGTTCCATTTCAACCCTTGTCATAAAAATACTGGTTCTTCTGGAGCAAAGGACACATCTGCTATGCACACTTCGCAACAGCAACTTTTGTCAGCCATGTCAAGCGGAACTGATAAAATAAGTATGCACACTTGATAAGTGTGCTGCATACTTGAACATTATATACCATATAACCGAAATGGAAGTTGGCGAGGGAATttaaaaattgaattaaaataaaagtatttcattctgtatttcaaaacataactGTGGAATAAAATTGCCTTTACTGGAAGCCTTGGCCTTTTGATACTATCATTAATATGCCCATTCTTAAAAGctaaattttgaaattactttaaTACTCTTCTTTATACATAGCAATCTGAGCTTAATTTTACTGGTCAACAGTTTGAAATTGCTATACAATCTCTTCCCTGCACTTAAGGAGTTCCCTGAGCAGTCTTTTGATTATGAGCTATTTATTAAGTTTGACAGACTTTATCTTTGAAACATGCATATCAAAGACCACAACACCAGAACTTGCAGAGGAATTACCATTATAATATTGAAATTCCGTCTCTAGTTTATAATCCCATTACCCAAGTTAATAAAATACCTTACTAATATAGCACCTGTAGAATAAGAATAAACTATATCTAAAATATTTACTCAAGATCTTTTCAAGTTCCTTTTAAATGCCAATTGCCATGCTACCAACAGAATCATTTCTTGAGGTATCACAGACCAAAAGGAAAGCCAAAGCCTGTCTTCTTTTTCGTCCCCATCTTGCCCTTCGCCGTCAGCAATTGCTTAACTGCTGCTTTGGCTCTCGCTTCTTTTAGCTCAATTTCTGCTCTGCAAGAAGATAAAAGAAAGTAACATTGCAATGGTCTGTTGAGGGAAACGGACattaaagggtgtaaagactcgcgcaaaatgatatatctaatgccggtaatatgacctagtttcgaatgaggtgtaacagaagtgttagacaccaccatcgatcccagaaagtacacacacagcttgctaccgccggtaattagacactagtgtacagtcagtacatactgtacagctgcggtcaatacccacagcacagtgtgcaaacaatacaatgatggacatctcaggtccagctaaagataacaaggtatcacgttcattactgtactgtctgcattttgtagcgacaggaACAAAACGTCAcatgcaagcaacggaaagataactttttcagatggccgcacacggtttggggcgagtcttcaatgcctttcagACAAAAACAGAGCAATCACAATGATGTGATGCTTCCCACTAAGGCTACCTAAGCTAAGAATGATTGTAACTTTTTAGcgcaaattaattttttttattgtcatctttaatgagggtagtcctgctcagtgcagaatcACTACTTCACAGAGGAGCCCTCAAATGTTGTTTAAAATATTCTGACAAATATTGAGATTTATATTTAATCGCATCCCTTATATAGAAATCACTAcaaaaaagaaattgttaaaGACATATGTTTTATTGTGGATGTTAACTGCACAACTAGCAAGTCTAACAGGAAAATGGAAGTGTGAAATTGCACAGCTGAGGTGACAGATGTCTTGTATTCTACAATATAAAGAATAAATTTCATGAACCAACATAAAGAGAGACGAATACTACCAATTAATAGATGAAATGACAAGCAATGTAGCAGCAACAATTATAAAACTTGGAAAGATCTTTGAACAAGCTGAATGCTAATTCCTAATTTTATAGTCTGGTGGTAAACAATGTAACACTACTTATAATGAGAAAAATATTTCCACAAGTTTGTGATGTGAACCCCATTCTCAATTATCTTGTCCTACACTCaatatatggttgattgaaatgtaacattttgcGATGGGCTAAACCTCTCGCTGATGTATCCTTGATATGTATACACATAGTGCAGCTGTCAATGTGATTGTTCTTGGTATGTGGAGCTGATCAAAATTCAACTCGTCCACTGTggtaaaatgatataaataaattatgaaaaatgtacattttcagCACAAGCTGTTGCCATATATGCAATTTGCAAAATTATCTTTCACACAGACTGCTATGAGGATGTATAGTTTTGATTTGAAGATGCAAACATTGTTAAAGCAATCAGCTTCAGTCAGTATTCTTTAAACAAACCATGATTTCTGGGAGTACGAGAAGGGACAGATTAATCCTCCAAGAATGTGCTTTTATCAACTTTTTCACACTTTTAGcatgataaaagaaaaatatggtGCTTGTTTGGTGATTTTGAGGTTGTAGAAATTTATTGTATACAACTTTGACACATGACAACCTTGAAGAGAAGAGAtgcaggcacgtagccaaggggggagcggggggggcgaagggggcaaccGTCCCTCTTGagcatttgtttttttttggtttttttggtatgtttttatgatatcactagtaatttcaagcttagatgcaacttacaaggcataggaagtgccatttccagcgatctgggaggcattttcagacaaaattttcttgtacgagtagcgccaacccatggtggcgctacgtttagatagttttcaatgcagaatctacggctctgatagtttgcctacaggttcgcccctcccatggcaaattcctggctacgcgcctgaagaGTAGAATGTTTCCCTTACTGTTGCAGGAACTCTGCACATTCTGTTTGACCATTGATCTCTGCCACCCGTTTGGGGGTATCTCCATAAATATCACACATATCGATTGGAGCCTCTAACTTCTGCAAGGCCCTTAGAGCCAGGATCTTGCCACCCTCTGCTGCAAAGTGTGCAGGGGTCCAACCAACATCTGTGACCACATCAAGTGTAGCACCATATTCCACTAACAGTCGGATGCTTTCTGAATGGCCTGGCAAAGAGAAAATTAGGAAGGAAGGAACAAAAAAATGAATCTCTTCCTTTTATGATAAATTGTACAAACATTcaagcaaaagaaaaataatgaagGCAAGCTTCACATATAGCATATATGGTAAATACTATCAGGTTAAAAGAGGTCAGGCGGCCGGGGGTTCGGAGCCGTTGAGACAATAAAGTTAGAGATAGACAATCTTACATTTAGAAACAATCATGTTTTGTCTTTTATGTTTGTCAGTGGAATGCTGTGTACTACCAGCATTTATGAtcattaatgaaaaataattactGTTTTAATTCATATGCCTCTACTACTTGTAGCACCATAACTTTACTTTCTTGCATATCGGAATGTGTATACTGTATAGGTAACAGTTACCTAAAATGTCAATGCACATTTGTAGTGCACTAGAATTAAAGTGGGAGTCAGTACTGATTAGTAACTACTATACTTGTATCCTACAGTAGAATAGTTGCATGTACACATTTGCAGTGCACTAGAATTAGAGTAGGAGTCAGTACTGATTAGTAACTACTAATACTTGTATCCTAGAATCGTTGCATGTACACATTTGTAGTGCACTAGAATTAAAGTGGGAGTCAGTACTGATTATTAACTACTATACTTGTATCCTAGAATAGTTGCATGTACACATTTGCAGTGCACTAGAATTAAAGTGGGAGTCAGTACTGATTAGTAACTACTATACTTGTATCCTAGAATAGTTGCATGTACACATTTGTAGTGCACTAGAATTAAAGTGGGAGTCAGTACTGATTAGTAACTACTATACTTGTATCCTAGAATAGCTGCATGTACACATTTGTAGTGCACTAGAATTAGAGTGGGAGTCAGTACTGATTAGTAACTACTTGTATCCTAGAATAGTTGCATGTACACATTTGCAGTGCACTAGAATTAGAGTGGGAGTCAGCACTGATTAGTAACTACTATACTTGTATCCTAGAATAGTTGCATGTACACATTTGTAGTGCACTAGAATTAGAGTGGGAGTCAGTACTGATTAGTAACTACTATATACTTGTATCCTAGAATAGTTGCATGTACACATTTGCAGTGCACTAGAATTAGAGTGGGAGTCAGTACTGATTAGTAACTACTATACTTGTATCCTAGAATAGTTTCATGTACCTGTTCTTGCCATTGTGGGTTTTTACTCCAATATGGGCCATTCTGAAAATTTGTAGACGCTAGTGTATGTTTTAGAACTGGCAATTCTAGCCTAGCTTGTACAAACTTGTACGCACACCAAGGGAAGTTCTCATCCCACTCCTGCTACCATGTACTCCAGGCCTGAACATCACCAGGGATAAAGAGCTgaggaagggggggaggggtaaggtTGTGCAAGGGCAAATTGTAGACATGGTACAATTTTACCAATGCCGGTAGTTATTTACAGCACTGTAAAAACTTGACGCACTATACCTTTAATAGCAGCCCAATGTACTGGTGTCCTATTATGCCACTCGGGATCAGGACCATTGACATCGTACTTGCCAGTATCCAGCAATGTTTCAATCAAAGTGCTGTCTCCTGCAGCAGCTGCCTCGTGGACCTCAGTCATGTCTAATTGCGTAGATGGTGTTGCATGAGGTGTACATCTTTTGCTCATAGAAGGCAGCCGGCACTCACCACTAGAGTTTCACATGGTAGTACCTTACAGAATGAAGACAAGAGAAATATCAGTGTGGTCATATACATTCAGAGGTATCTATGGAGAAAACGTGTATAATACAGTGGCAAGCATTGAGAAAGAAGATGTACTAGCAAATTTCATTGTACTGTCAGCTTctgtgagtttttttttttctcatccaTTTTTTATCTTTAATCGCCAAGTAGATTACACGAATAAGGCTTTATCACCCATAATTTATCTGGTAGTTACTGAACCAATCAGGGTGAAGAATAAACAATTTTATCTCTACATGAGAGAAAGCATTAAAACTTTCAGTTTTAAGATGATCCTTATTCACATTACAGTTTGTTAGAATACCTTTACTCTTATTCCTTGGATGCCAGGTGAGTAGGGTTGTGCAAGATATTAAATTTAGCTTTAGTACATAACTGGTTTTCACTTCTCTTCTGTTAGAAACATACATGTACCAGATTAAATTTTTGGAAAAAGTTCTTGCTTCAATGGCTGATGAAGCATGAAGGTATTGGCTAGCTACTATTTTAGTCAAGGGACCTATTATGACACTGGGCATATAATGATGCACTTTCagaaatttcatgattttttcaTAGCAATGGAAAGTAAGCGAAACTCAGTACTGTAGTTGTGTTGGTAGCTAGCCTTATATACAAACAGACAACATAATactatacagtaggcctaggctaggcccaaaTTTGAGACTTTAGTATAGCTATCAGGCTTGTGGTATAAGgatttttcataattatatcACCGTCAAGGCAAAACATGTTCAAAGTGGCGATTCTTACGACtattcgtaagaataatttccgattacgcatgcgcagttgctatatttatgacaggagtactatttttacgaccaggagtaacaataatttccggttagggttagtgttaggattggggtttagggttaacgttagggttacccctactacatgcgcaattgctttatttactttactgcgcttgaattcgcctttgtcgtaagaatagtttataaataattgttacgactagtcgtaagaatagccacggccaaacATGTTAGTTCATGTATGGATGCAAGACTTAAATGCTAGTCTTGTAATTGTATTGTCACATTAGCGTGTCTAGTCTCCATGGAAACAGATATCggataggcctaggctaggccgaACACAGTACACTTCACTCCTAGGCCTAGTAGCCTAACTTATGTTCTGATAGGCCTGCGTTAGTGCCTAGACGAAATCACAAACCAACTATTTTAATACTCTGTTCTACTATACTGTAATTACAAGCTTAACGTTATATAAGACTGTTCGTCacagtaaatatatttcatgaaaatgaaGTCAATCGTAAAACAAAAATGCAATACCGTTTCAGTTGCAAACAAACTTTCAGGAATCGCCGAGATATTGACAGTGAAATTAGTGATTCGTGATCAAGGTATAGAACCAACCTGAAgctatcacaggattcatcccaggattcagattggTGGTATAGATTGCACGATCGAGGTAGTAACAAACTAAACTGAGACCATATAGAATCAGGCCAGTTGAAATAACTACAGTTTCGTTCCTCTACCAgccctatccccccccccctcccccacgcTTATATTCCTCTCCGGTTTTTCTCTCGAAACCAACTGCAATGGAGAGAAATGGTGGGGAAAAATTAAGTAAGCTTTCAGTAATACTTTTTACGCTCATAACTAAAAGCATTGCGCAAACAAAAGGGAAATATATGTTCTTAATACGTACCAGCTGTGTCCTCTGAAGCCAGATTTGAACACCAAGACCCACATGATATGTTATAATCCACAGCGAAGTAAATGAGGCTGTTAAATATGTTCCACCCACCGTAGGATGGCAAAATTTCTGTATCGGGTAGGAGCTGTATGCTTCTTGATCCCCATCACTCTCTCAGTATTTTGAACCACACTGGACCAAGGGACGGAAGGAAAAGACCAAACCAGACTTTCTAAGATATACTTTtacccaagggcgtaggaaccagggggctggggggcgccagcaccccccccccagtgaaaaatgtggaggggcggaagtatcattccgcccccccccccccccgcttcgcaagtcagaaaacccc
This window of the Apostichopus japonicus isolate 1M-3 chromosome 9, ASM3797524v1, whole genome shotgun sequence genome carries:
- the LOC139973158 gene encoding uncharacterized protein, which gives rise to MSKRCTPHATPSTQLDMTEVHEAAAAGDSTLIETLLDTGKYDVNGPDPEWHNRTPVHWAAIKGHSESIRLLVEYGATLDVVTDVGWTPAHFAAEGGKILALRALQKLEAPIDMCDIYGDTPKRVAEINGQTECAEFLQQAEIELKEARAKAAVKQLLTAKGKMGTKKKTGFGFPFGL